A segment of the Anopheles cruzii chromosome 2, idAnoCruzAS_RS32_06, whole genome shotgun sequence genome:
GTCCACGCTGTGAGCGGCGACAAATCGGTCATGCAGGGAGGCGgttaagaaaaacaaaaaaaacaacgaactaAATCGGAAAATAACCGGCACTCTACACTGGGACACATTTGCATCGATGAGCGCTTATCGGGCGGCCGCCATCGGCGGTAGGGCCGGGATGCCTCCGGGCCCCCCGCTGCCGACTGCCGAGCCCGGTCCGAGCAGGACCTGCTGCCGTTGCGTTCGCTGCATCTCTTCCATTTGAGCGCGCTCCACCTCGAACACGACCGGCGCGAACAGAATCATCGAGCTGGTGAAGAAGATCCAGGAAGCGTTGCAGGTAAGCGAGTAGAGCGCCTTCACGCCCTTCACCGTGAGGTCCGTCACACCACCGGTCAGTTTGcgcaccgggtccgggaacATTTCCGTCAACCCCCAGAGCCGCTCTCCAAGCGTCTCATCCGGTTCCTGAGAAGGCACCGGAAAAAGGGTCAGCTGGCCACACGCACGGTGGTGGGCGCAATCACCATACTTACGTCATCTAAGTTATCTTCTGTTGCTCTGGCAACCGTTTTGCTCGACTGCGGAACCGATGCAGATGTGGATGGCCGAGAGGCCGCCGACGAGGAGGGTCCTGCGGCGGCCTGGGGTGGTGCCGCGGAAGTCGGAGCTGCCGGTGACACTGGCGCAGCTGGCGGTGCTGCTTCCGGGACTGCGGCTGGTTTCACTGGCTCGGGTTGCTTAGGTGCCTCTTCAGGCTGCCAAGACGGGAAAACAGTGCGTAGacgcacaaaaatcaaaaccacaTTTCTAGCACCGCTGATtgcgcaacataaacaacggAGGCGAAACTACACGCGAAGGACGAACCGTGCCCGGCAGGACACGGGGTGGTGTACGGGAGATGCGCAACTATCGATCGCCCACTTACGGTGGATGGTTTACGCTCCGGAGTTTCATCcttgctgccggtggccgattcCATGCCGCTGTCCTTGTCGGCAGAAATTTCGTCttcttcaattttttccaCTAGTACAACCTCCGGATCGGAATCCATTCGTACTGCGTGCAACCGAGTGCGCGGGCAACCAGCAACACAGTCGGCCGCGTGCTCTCTATTCCGTCACTTTGTTGGTCGCCGTCTGCACTGTTTCGTGCGTGCACAGGTTGCTTTGGTTGCTTCCTTGTTTCCTTATTTGAGAGCGAATTAAACCGGAAGCCGGTACAGCATGAAAAACAATACACGCACAACACAGAGAAAAGTTTTGTAGAGCGATCGATAAACCGTGCGGTTGCCCTGATGTTAGCAAGTTGACAACAAAGTTCGGTTCACCCTGTGATCGGCCCAAAGAAGGCCCAAAGAAACGGCCCAACTGTCAGTGAGTCGGGGAATCGGTGGGGAACAAAGAAAAGAGGAACACGTTTTCAAGCTGATATGAAAATATAGTTGAGAAGGAGCTTGAAAAAGGTTTCTAAAGTTAttggaaagaaagaaaagcgtTTAACGCCAACACCTGACGTTCGTCGACCAACCGGCGTGCTGCCACCTGGTGGTCAACTACTGGTACTGTCACCGTGCTGCCAAACGGTAGAAAATATGATTCAAattcgaacggaaaaattgATCTCCTTCTCGGGCCGGTAACGAAATTGGAATGCatgcgaaaaaggacacattaGAAAGAGGTTGGTTTAAAAACAACTTGTAATTTATTTCTTGTTCTGTTCAATTCTCTGTCCTTCCGTACGATACTAGGCGGGCCTAGCTCCCTTTCTGTCCCCAAACTGGCCCAACTCATggtgtttgatgattttttgttaATCGTTTTAACTCCGTTCAAAGATAATGGGGAACTGTTCTTGTACCAA
Coding sequences within it:
- the LOC128269339 gene encoding mitochondrial import receptor subunit TOM22 homolog is translated as MDSDPEVVLVEKIEEDEISADKDSGMESATGSKDETPERKPSTPEEAPKQPEPVKPAAVPEAAPPAAPVSPAAPTSAAPPQAAAGPSSSAASRPSTSASVPQSSKTVARATEDNLDDEPDETLGERLWGLTEMFPDPVRKLTGGVTDLTVKGVKALYSLTCNASWIFFTSSMILFAPVVFEVERAQMEEMQRTQRQQVLLGPGSAVGSGGPGGIPALPPMAAAR